The DNA sequence CGATGGACTAAAACTCTGAGATTGGAGGTGGCTCTGTGGCTCGCAGCGATTGGAGCCTTGGAGGTGGCTCCGTGGCTGGAGCCTGGAAGTTGGAAGGTGGAACTCTGGAAGAGTGGAAGGCGGAAccgatctgaagttctgaaAGGGGAGACGGGGTTGGTGTTTGAGAGTCGGGACCGACTAACCAACAACAGCAACCCAACAACTCTTCGAAgcattagtatttttttttatttttttatttaggcTATACCCATACTTGACGCATTTTGGGCGAAATTCTCccttgggctatagcccaagtAGCCTTATGAGTGGCTACGCCCTTGTAAGAGAGTATACATAAAATGATATGTgtcaaaaaaaggaagaaaatttgTCGCCTGCGTATGTTTGGTGGGAGGATTTCAAATCGATTTGAGACAAAATGAAAACATTGTTGCCGCCTATGTTACTCATTCAGACAATAGAATGACAATACCTGTTGTACAAGATTTTTCATCTTGCACTAGGTATACCTAGTAGAAATTGTCAATTTGTCATACATCGGAAACACCTAGACTATTGTACCATGCAACACATTTCCACAACAAAACATgcataattctgttgtgtgataaaaTTGGTGAACTTGTCTTCTGAGGGAATTTTGAGTTCAGTGATGGCAGGTTATCTGCCTCTAAATTTTGTAACATTCATACAACAGAACACACAtaattttgttgtgtgatagaACTCTGGAGAAAAAGTTCTCAATTTGGTAGCATTCCCACAACAAAACTTCATTAACACCGTTGTACAATGAAGTTCACGTTATCAGACGACGGTCAACTTTTATTCTCTTGTCTGAtgggtgttgtgtgatgcactttttgtagtagtgtgggtcggccatgggtcaacccgccaacacgaagcgaacccgtataacccgattatgctatacttcttgaaattttggaagttGGGAGTATTTCAGCTTAGGaatagacaatttgaaatatttttctttataattattggatttaattatttatgaattatgtataattatttatattcttcgtcttatagagtttttagtgaatttaatcatttatggatttttttagttaaatgagtCACATTGTTAATTCttaaattggtcattttgtctaacacgaaacgacctatttattaaatgggttaagtggGTTGAAAACggataacccgtttaataaatagattGGGTttaggtttaaatttttgacacgattattaaattggttgggttgaaatttgtctcttgcgacacgacaaataccttaaccGGACACGACCCATTGATAGCCCTACTTCAGAATTGACATCACATCTAGTAGCTATAGCTACGAAACGAGGAACTAAACCAGCTCAGTTCAGAATCACATGCTACTTATTAGTGAAATTACTTAAGCTCACAGCTGAGGACTCCTAAAGTTGATGGTTTGGTATCTGTGAATAGGATTTCCTTCCTTAATCAATCAAAGCATTGCTCGTTATAAACGTGGTAAATCTTCCTTTTCCTGTCTTTTCGAtcatttcttgttctttttgttaaaaGGATGAGAGAATATGACTGGAATTGTCATGATGGCCGGATTCACAACGCACGTTTTGTTTCTGTGTTTATTAAGATCCAATGACAAAGGTTAAAATATCGAACAGAATCCAATGGGAACAACTCACGTAAAGTCATAATGGATTTTTGATGAGACCATGAAAGAGATCTCCCATTGTTTTATGCAGAGACCTTTGAATTCATTGAAATTTTTCCCGAGTCCAAGCACCGCACGTGCTAATGTTTTTCTGTACTACCAAAATGCTACTGGTACAACAGATTATAAGCTGGTAAATCTTGTATTCTCTGAGTATCTTCTAAAGATAGTTCTCTTTCCAACTGTGTCCGCGTTGCTTGCAGAACATCCTGAAGGATTCGAAAGCCCTATGAGTTAGTCATCTGGAGAGCTCATGAGAAGAAACAAAGAATTCAATGTTCACCAAATTTAGGATTCAGGAATGCTAAGTTCTAATAATAATGAGAAAgagattgtaaaaaaaaaaagcttgctTTGTGTTAGTTGAGAGGTTACATTAAACTGCATGTAGGATGCATTCATAGCAAGCCATTGAGCATCCACCATTTCAAAAGCTATACAGAATAGTACATCAAAAGCAGCTTCATCTTCTGCATGCAAATCATAAGTATCAGATTCAGGTGGTTGAATTTCACATTATTAAACATAGTCGATCATCACTGTCTAATAGTGTGAGGTGTAAATTTGTTTACCTCCTAATAACTTCACGAAATTTATCCCGGGAAGACACCTTGGTCTTGCTGCAGGGTAACATGATGTCAATAAAACTTTAACCTACAAAGTTGTTTGTGTTATTAACATAATAGGAAACTCTAGGATGATAATTAAACTTGTTTACAAACCTGACCAAAGATCCAGCAATTGAATCAACATAAATGATATGTTTATGCCAGCAACAGCAAATGGGTATTCCCAAGTTGCTCGTCTCCCACCTTGCTTGAACAATAATCTCCGGAAAGATGCCttcattttgaattttataaaaTTAGTACCAACTTATTTTTTATGCACTTCAGAAATAAGGAAGGTAAGAGCCACAAAACAGGATAGAGGCATACAGGATAAGTTCTGGCGAAGAAAAGCAAGTTCTCAAGGGCAATAACACCGCAACTCCTGAAGAGATCATTTCACCATAAGACAAAGAAAAAATGTAAAACAGTGCTAGTGTCAAGCGAGGAGTCATGATTTCGATgtctttttgttcttcttttagATTTTTCATTTGATCAAAAACTTCAAACGTTCATGTAAATTGTGAGAAATCCTAAAATCCAGGAATTGGACAGAAATTACCATACCTAAAGTCAGTAGATGGGTTAGGACCTTGCCACCCCATCTCTTTCCATTGCTCAGAGATCAAACCACTGATAGCAACATCTGGAAAGGCAGCATACCAGAGTGCTTTCAAGGCTTCCTGATATTTATATAAAATCATAAGTTTAATTAATGATATAACACCAAGCAAGAGAAAAGAGCTAATATTACGCACTTCTATTAAAGAGAGCATGAAAGGTATCAAAGTGATAACAAGATCTTCCTCTAACAACAGCTAAGATTATcaattgagaagagagaaataTGACTCCTTTTTTTTGCCAGCAGTAATAAAATGTAAAAGCCTCTATCAGATCAATGATGACAGGTCATCAAATTTAAACATAGCTCAGTAATCGAATTGAAGCAAGATAATAGTggaaaaaggaataaaaaaatgaTTTAGAAACAGCATGAAGAATAATATACTTGATGATCAGGGCGAGTCTCGTCAAAAGGTACTTGTAGTCGTTCTTGAAGCCCCAAAAGTCTCTGCTCCTGTTAAGTTAAAAACACATTTTGAATCCCCAATGCTGAAGTCTTCAGTAAATCAATGTTACAACTGATGCTGAAGTCTTCATGACTAAATCAAAGAAGGTGCTAGAAATATTTGTGGTGGTAGTTTATGATAACGGAGTAAAAGACAGCAACATGAATAAATCATGAAACGAATGCCCTTAATCAATATGTCAAAACTTGTACACTAAGGAGTAAGGACAGTTTCAATTTTACATTTATCTATACATGAAGTCCAAATAATGGAAGCTTGCATTCATTAATATGATGAATATCAGAAGCAAAAGTTTAAAAACAGTTTATGTGGGAAGACTGATTACAGAAAAATATACCTGCATAGGACTCAAAGGGTAGTCAACATACTTCCCATTACGTTTGTTGCTTGAGCGGCTAAACAGTCCTGTCCATGATCGTGGTCCAACCATAGCATTAACTACAACCATAAACACTGATTAGTGAAATATAAGATTCTTTTGTCACCCGCAAAGCAATAGGATCAACAAAAAGAACTCCCATGACATAAGAAAAGTGACATTAAAATCTATTAAGTAGGGTTGGGCAAGATGAGGGAGTGTGGAGAACAGAACTAAGCATTGAATGGGTAAAACAAATATCAAGTACTCACTAAAACATTGAACTGACTGTGGTATCACACGAGTTGAACCACGTTGCTCCTTACTGCTTTTGCTCTTCTGTGTCCAATAAATCTCATCCTCATCAACCTACATTTGATATTTGAACATGCCTTTCGGTATTTATAAACTGCCGCATAACGGACACGAGGTAGCAATATAAAGGTTTCCACTCAAGTTTTGCAATCACTCATTTGGAAGCTAAAAGCATGAGGAACACCCTAACAAAAAGAAACATTAGATAACTATATAATGTAACAAATGCAGCACACAATCAAAATAAAAGCTTTCAACCAGTGCAAACACTTGGTAAAGACTCTCAGTAGCAGTCTAACAAACAGACCAGCTATTAATTCCCCTAGAATGAGAAATAGCTCATCATAATGAAACCAGATCGAAATGCAAGACATAGATAATGGCACCATACCTTAATGCTAGATATTAACAATGTTCAAAATCTTATAGCTTCATACACAGATACTCAGatcgaaagaaagaaaaactttcATAGACATACAGAGTAATTAAGGAGAGAGATGAGAATCATAAGATAGAGTTTACTTGGTGAAGAAAAGCGCACGAAGGAATGCTCTCCTTAATCTCATTAAGGGGGGTCCAAAatcaagagaaagagagaatctTTCACCCTTTTTAACCGAAAGCAAAAGagtaaaaaccaaaacaaaaagggtGGCAAATGATTGCACCCAACTCATGTTCTTATTCCCCTACGATTCAACCTCAAATTTGttcaacttttcttttctttttaaggagAGACACAAAGAGTCAAAGCAAAGGAAGATAAGAAGAACCTTTTCAAATGGGAAAAGATTAATAGCACAATTAAAGGGTCTTCATTTGCATAATTTATGGTGTAACAGGTTTATGCAATTAAAGAAAGATTGAAAGTTTGATTAGAAAGTGAGGTGGGTGATGCTTCTGCCTCATGAACATTGACATTACTTGCATACAAGACAAATATAACATTACAGCTACCGTAGGAGGATTACCTGCTATGGCAACTGAGGAAACATGTTGGCTTGGGTGGTGGTGTtgttggtgatgatgatggtggtggttTGACGGCGGGGCCCACTTCAAGAAATGGGAGGGAGCAAGATTgatagagaaagaagaagaagacattaTGTGTTCTGAGAATGAAAAAAGTTTGTTTAGGGAAGGAGTGTGGAGTCTCCCTCTATCAATGGCAATGAAACCAGTCAGTTTCCTGCAAACCAGGCTACAACGTAGCTATCGGGTGCTAAAGAAATTTTTGAACCGACCCAAATAAATAAGtgaaaaactaaaatttattTAGAAACACCACAAAAAAATAAACTATAATAATAATATCTggaaaaatttaaaaagttcCATTGCCGGGAATCGAACCCGGGTCTCCTGGGTGAAAGCCAGATATCCTAACCGCTGGACGACAATGGAATGTTATTCATGTGTCTATCTTATTATATATATCATTAATATCTTTCTATTCAAACTTGGAACTCCTtcgagaattttttttttcctgcgaGGTTGAATATGCTTAATTTCCACATTTCATGTTTAAGAatagaaataataatttttttgataCTCATTGCATGACACCTTATATTGGAgtagaaataataatttttttgataCTCATTGCATGACACCTTATATTGGAGTGGACATGCACTCGCCTTTCGAGATTTTCTAGTCTCCCATTTTGTCATGTATTGTGCAAGACCAAGGACAAAATAGTGTTAATTACACCCTAGACACCTTAACGGCTAAACCTGATCATTAAAGTTTGGACCATGTTTATGACTTCTACATAAATTCAGCTCCGAGGATTTGGAATTTCTCCCACAAGTGCAAGTTTATGAATATgcatgattcttcttcttctttcttctttactGTGAAATGAATAGAAAAAACTCccgggaaagaaaaaaaatttcatcaaaataGCACTGAGTTGTAGCAATCTAAGTATCATTACTCACAACAAGAAGATGGCATCAAGGATTGACTTCCCCATTAAGGAATAGGCAAATGCATAAGCAATGTACTGAGTTCCTTTCTTGATATATATGTATGAATGAGttttgtacatacctccaataatatggagtatttactacatcaccaagcataagtaacacctactttgggacatccacaaaacatggcaaggcccaaccgagacatgcatcgtgtagccctatgttcaggctacgcagcggtatccggaagtcgcaaatccgccaccgggaagccacctttccgcccttgccaagatgcccccataacatagctttctacatgttaaatagactagaataagtaactttgcttgtcccacatcgaagaacaagtaaatgagaagcattccttcatctataaaaggaatgcctcctcccacaactcaacacattcattacatctcttgtaatcttgttgggccgcaaggctcgacacactagtatagctttcaagtggacgtagtctcccgctcatgcggaggcgaaccactatacatcttgtgtcgttctctctctctcttttacttatcgttaattagatcccaacggatccaagcattaacattggcgccgtctgtgggaagccaacaaaaaggcttcgtcacctaccacgaactttgacccgaaaatgtcgattcgacgctcattcaacatcaaattgtggctggtcaacgcccagcggggCTGGTCAACGCTCGGCagggctggtcaacgcccaactcacaAAAGTCAACGctgactgaaaaaaaaaaaaaaatttgaaaaattgcCTCCAAagttctctggacacccagagatttgctctgggcacccagccaCTTCCGCCAGATCTTCTTCTCCGCTACAACTTCTCCGGTCGATTCCGGAGCTCGGCTCTATGCCGGCTCTCCTCCGCCAGCAGCTCTGCTCAACTGGACAGCTCCGAAGGCTTGCACAGCTCGTCCGCTGGCTGACTGCAGATCCGCCGAACTTCACCGCTGGGGTGGAGCTCATACTCCGCCGGCAACCTCCGCTCCGCCGAACTTCTGCAGCGCCGCTGCGTACCCAAATGCAGCTCCGTCCAACTTCTTCGACCAAACTCGGTCTCCATCACAGCTCCGGCTCCGCCAGGCTTCGGTTCCGCCGAACTCAAATTCCGCTGTACTCTGAGCGCCACTAGCAGTAACCCGCCCAACTCTCAGCTCTGCTCCACCAGCCACAGCAGCCTCCACTGGCCAAGCACCGCTGACAATGCTCATCAGCCACAGTAAAGTGTTCTCCGCCACACTGTGCACCGCTACCAATTCCCAGCGGTCATCCCACCCGGTCATCCCACCCACGCAGACTGCCAGCACCGCTCCGTTAGCCAGTTCCGCGTAGCCCCGCTCCGCTGAACTTggagctccgctccgccgagaTCGCCAAAACACTCCACTGCGCTCGCAGCACCGCTCCGCTGCACGCTCCGCCAAAACTACTATCAGCGGTACCGCCAAATGCCTACCTCAATGGTAGCACCGCTAGCCCCGGCAGCGATCACCGCTAGCAACCCTCCACCAGCCATTTTGACGCACTGTGCAAACCTCCGCTAGCACCAGCGGCTCCGCTCCGCCCAACTCCATCGAGTGCTCCGCTGGACTCCACTGCCAAGCTTCGGCTCCATAAATGTCTGACGGCCTTGCACCGCCAACCTTCTTCGTCAGCGGGTGGCGAACATGGCAGCGACCCAGCGGTATATATGGTCCGTTAATATTACGCCCTCCGTCAATGACAAGCTCGTCAACTAGCACACCAACGTGCCAGCAGCTTCAGCGGCAACTCACAAACACCACCGCTGACCACAACACCGCTGATCTGATTGACCTCTGCCGACCGCTAGCCATCTTCGTCGGATAATCCTCCGCTGCCATCCAGCTGCCTCCGCTAGGCATCTAGCGAGCTGGTCCGAGCGTTCGATAATACTCCCAGCAATCAAGATAAGTTTTTTTCAAACCTTTAAATATTGCCGCGGTAGAGAGCCAAGCTCGGTATCTATAATTGTTGTCGTTTACAACAGGGTATG is a window from the Rosa chinensis cultivar Old Blush chromosome 2, RchiOBHm-V2, whole genome shotgun sequence genome containing:
- the LOC112190576 gene encoding ELMO domain-containing protein A isoform X2 gives rise to the protein MILISLLNYSVDEDEIYWTQKSKSSKEQRGSTRVIPQSVQCFINAMVGPRSWTGLFSRSSNKRNGKYVDYPLSPMQEQRLLGLQERLQVPFDETRPDHQEALKALWYAAFPDVAISGLISEQWKEMGWQGPNPSTDFRSCGVIALENLLFFARTYPASFRRLLFKQGGRRATWEYPFAVAGINISFMLIQLLDLWSARPRCLPGINFVKLLGEDEAAFDVLFCIAFEMVDAQWLAMNASYMQFNDVLQATRTQLERELSLEDTQRIQDLPAYNLLYQ
- the LOC112190576 gene encoding ELMO domain-containing protein A isoform X3, which encodes MVGPRSWTGLFSRSSNKRNGKYVDYPLSPMQEQRLLGLQERLQVPFDETRPDHQEALKALWYAAFPDVAISGLISEQWKEMGWQGPNPSTDFRSCGVIALENLLFFARTYPASFRRLLFKQGGRRATWEYPFAVAGINISFMLIQLLDLWSARPRCLPGINFVKLLGEDEAAFDVLFCIAFEMVDAQWLAMNASYMQFNDVLQATRTQLERELSLEDTQRIQDLPAYNLLYQ
- the LOC112190576 gene encoding ELMO domain-containing protein A isoform X1, yielding MSSSSFSINLAPSHFLKWAPPSNHHHHHHQQHHHPSQHVSSVAIAVNAMVGPRSWTGLFSRSSNKRNGKYVDYPLSPMQEQRLLGLQERLQVPFDETRPDHQEALKALWYAAFPDVAISGLISEQWKEMGWQGPNPSTDFRSCGVIALENLLFFARTYPASFRRLLFKQGGRRATWEYPFAVAGINISFMLIQLLDLWSARPRCLPGINFVKLLGEDEAAFDVLFCIAFEMVDAQWLAMNASYMQFNDVLQATRTQLERELSLEDTQRIQDLPAYNLLYQ